From Brassica oleracea var. oleracea cultivar TO1000 unplaced genomic scaffold, BOL UnpScaffold01139, whole genome shotgun sequence, a single genomic window includes:
- the LOC106320933 gene encoding uncharacterized protein At5g41620, whose translation MERECEEGGDTERKLRRSFLVGNCSKRAGPSTPPPTWRLGLSPPRLGASSSKEFLVSSDVSVRKLCAELWETEHFRPPVGLPRCRRRDSDVESPCDHQPPSRGTSLRRQIDDHRLVQRHGDLLQPITPSSSSNHSLEVVKRKPAFSQTGSSMAAKSASYGLGSSTKLLKVLNRIWSLEEQNTANTSLVKALKMELDECRAEIKEVQHREKQSYRRVCKKKEEEEEEIKDVLRSMKKELDEEREVRKKSESMHRKLTRELCEAKHCLTQALKDLENERKERVVVEDLCDEFAKTVKDYEDKERRRRSHSSQSDSGYIHQRVCLKELEEGLKRRSRRDNKLQLKRSDQVSKLSLSSEGDKIHPETSTPRNVDDLEMSTTFSKNVMVREESRSLKDKLMEARVESRRLRSLKSTPSHPVQA comes from the exons atggagagagagtgTGAAGAAGGAGGAGACACTGAGAGAAAGCTGAGACGAAGTTTCTTGGTGGGTAATTGCAGTAAAAGAGCCGGTCCTTCTACTCCTCCACCCACGTGGCGGCTCGGTCTTTCACCGCCGCGACTCGGAGCTTCCTCCTCCAAGGAGTTCTTGGTGTCTTCTGATGTTTCCGTCAGGAAACTGTGCGCAGAGCTGTGGGAAACAGAGCATTTCCGGCCTCCGGTTGGTCTGCCACGGTGTCGACGACGTGATTCCGATGTTGAATCACCTTGTGATCATCAG CCACCAAGTAGAGGTACTAGCTTGAGGAGACAGATTGATGATCATAGACTTGTTCAGAGACATGGCGACTTGTTGCAACCAATCACTCCTTCAAGTTCCAGCAACCATTCTTTGGag gttGTGAAACGTAAACCAGCGTTTAGTCAGACCGGTTCGTCGATGGCTGCTAAGTCTGCTAGCTACGGTTTAGGTTCGTCTACGAAGCTTCTCAAGGTGCTAAACCGGATATGGAGTCTGGAAGAACAGAACACTGCGAACACCTCTTTGGTCAAAGCTCTAAAAATGGAGTTGGATGAATGTAGAGCTGAGATCAAGGAAGTCCAGCATCGGGAGAAGCAGAGTTATAGGAGAGTATGCAAGaaaaaagaggaggaagaagaagagataaagGATGTGTTGAGATCCATGAAGAAGGAGTTGGATGAAGAGAGGGAAGTTAGAAAGAAGTCAGAGAGTATGCACCGGAAGCTAACAAGAGAGCTTTGCGAAGCTAAGCATTGTTTAACACAAGCTTTGAAAGATCTTGAGAACGAGAGAAAGGAACGTGTTGTTGTGGAAGATCTCTGCGATGAGTTTGCTAAAACGGTTAAAGATTATGAAGATAAGGAGAGGAGGAGAAGGTCACATTCGAGTCAAAGTGATTCAGGTTATATTCATCAAAGGGTTTGCTTGAAAGAACTCGAAGAAGGACTCAAAAGGCGATCAAGAAGAGATAACAAGCTGCAGCTTAAGAGGTCTGATCAAGTTAGTAAGCTATCTCTGTCTTCTGAAGGAGACAAGATTCATCCAGAGACTAGTACTCCAAGGAATGTTGACGATTTAGAAATGTCTACAACTTTCTCGAAGAATGTGATGGTGAGAGAGGAAAGTCGTAGTCTGAAGGATAAGCTGATGGAAGCTCGTGTAGAGAGTAGACGTTTACGTTCTTTGAAGTCTACTCCAAGTCATCCGGTTCAAGCTTGA